A single genomic interval of Hyphomicrobium methylovorum harbors:
- a CDS encoding exostosin domain-containing protein — MTDLHVSHLEPDAILSDVRLHSWHLAAANVVNADRREGLLLNKPPATKKYLASFIGAHMDHYRSDVRLRVRDEVLRDGFSDVVCELTGDWHFNRVVYQQQIDGIPLSVRGAAAERVATKHYNEVLSESVFALCPEGAGPNTIRLWEALAIGAIPVVIVEDWVWPTIPGENLKWDDAVIHVRRNELDGLFDDLRGLRRFEAKRVESMQRAGMEVYRRFQNKRCF, encoded by the coding sequence GTGACAGACCTGCACGTTTCGCATTTGGAGCCGGACGCGATCCTCTCTGACGTGCGCTTACATAGTTGGCATCTTGCTGCCGCAAACGTCGTCAATGCCGATCGCCGTGAAGGTTTGCTGCTGAATAAGCCGCCGGCGACCAAAAAGTATCTCGCGTCGTTCATCGGTGCGCACATGGATCATTATCGCTCGGATGTCCGACTGCGAGTTCGCGATGAGGTTCTTCGCGATGGGTTTTCCGACGTGGTCTGTGAGCTAACTGGTGATTGGCATTTCAATCGCGTTGTTTATCAGCAGCAGATCGATGGGATACCGCTCAGCGTTCGTGGGGCGGCTGCTGAGCGCGTAGCAACCAAGCATTACAATGAGGTTCTGTCGGAAAGTGTATTCGCGCTCTGTCCCGAAGGCGCTGGGCCCAACACGATCCGGCTCTGGGAAGCGCTCGCGATTGGCGCCATTCCTGTCGTTATTGTCGAAGACTGGGTGTGGCCAACGATACCCGGCGAAAATTTGAAATGGGACGACGCCGTTATTCATGTCCGGCGCAACGAGCTAGATGGACTGTTCGATGATTTGCGTGGGTTGCGGCGGTTCGAGGCTAAACGCGTTGAGTCGATGCAGCGGGCCGGGATGGAAGTTTACAGGAGATTTCAGAACAAGCGGTGTTTCTAG
- a CDS encoding glycosyltransferase family 4 protein: MKNLNVLVDLKPALDGHAGIPQESRLLFRALQDLGGDFRVDGLIQHQHETLQIYPDADAPLSLSDRIIRTSRTIASFDSEPVLGRLRSYQRRLARLQQMYRLRWQARRERDVPLGAFDAELFQDFVWSRLFSKSLDVQSKDVVTAARYKIVGPSRDMFHHVGLGGLSSFHPPQHLMLDTRGYDYVLAQTPFPARVLPGTQLIVRYHDAVPIFMPHTIGAKKIHQAIHLQALKLNVDRGALFACCSEATRADLLRIFPELETRSAVIHNIVSNAYQRQNSTRQQASNIIQERLSEAMLDAAAVVAGPTGPFMLMVSTIEPRKNHSCVLSAWERLRQEGFPDLSLVLVGARGWDDGDVFELMRRGMRRGQLFHLTNVPARELGVLYEHSSVTLCPSVGEGFDYSGVEAMQCGGLVVASDIPVHREIYGEGAGYFDPYSAEDLTSTLAHLLSDEGRDRRVSVQQAAQLIPERYEVSTILPQWRAFLTRNAAR, encoded by the coding sequence ATGAAGAATTTGAACGTCCTCGTCGACTTGAAGCCTGCATTGGATGGGCACGCGGGAATTCCGCAAGAGTCACGTCTGTTGTTTCGCGCTCTGCAGGATCTTGGCGGTGACTTTCGAGTCGATGGCCTCATTCAACATCAGCATGAAACCCTCCAGATCTATCCAGACGCCGACGCTCCGCTTTCGTTGAGCGACCGGATCATCCGCACGTCGCGAACGATTGCGTCATTCGACAGTGAGCCCGTTCTTGGCCGGTTGCGGAGCTACCAAAGACGGCTCGCGCGATTGCAGCAGATGTATCGCTTGCGTTGGCAGGCGCGCCGGGAGCGGGATGTTCCTCTTGGAGCTTTCGACGCAGAGTTGTTTCAGGACTTTGTTTGGTCTCGCCTGTTTTCGAAGTCTTTGGACGTCCAGTCCAAGGATGTCGTGACGGCGGCGCGTTATAAGATTGTTGGTCCGTCGCGGGATATGTTTCACCATGTCGGGCTGGGTGGACTTAGCAGCTTTCATCCGCCGCAACATCTCATGCTCGATACGCGCGGCTACGATTATGTTTTAGCGCAAACGCCGTTTCCGGCGCGCGTCTTGCCCGGCACGCAGTTGATTGTACGCTATCACGACGCTGTTCCGATTTTCATGCCGCACACCATTGGCGCGAAGAAGATCCATCAGGCCATTCATTTGCAGGCATTGAAGCTGAACGTGGATAGGGGCGCCTTGTTTGCTTGCTGTTCGGAAGCCACGCGAGCAGATCTCTTGCGCATCTTCCCGGAATTGGAAACACGCTCAGCCGTGATCCACAACATCGTTTCAAACGCGTATCAGCGTCAGAATTCGACGCGGCAGCAGGCGAGCAATATCATTCAGGAGCGGCTGTCCGAGGCAATGCTCGACGCGGCTGCCGTCGTTGCGGGCCCCACGGGCCCCTTCATGTTGATGGTTTCGACGATCGAGCCGCGCAAAAACCATTCGTGTGTGCTTTCCGCTTGGGAGCGATTGCGGCAGGAGGGATTTCCAGATCTCAGTCTCGTTTTGGTGGGCGCTCGCGGGTGGGACGACGGGGACGTTTTCGAACTCATGCGTCGCGGAATGCGCCGGGGGCAGCTCTTTCATCTGACCAATGTTCCCGCTCGAGAACTCGGAGTACTCTATGAACATTCAAGTGTTACGCTTTGCCCGAGTGTCGGTGAAGGGTTCGACTATTCGGGAGTCGAGGCAATGCAGTGTGGCGGCCTCGTGGTGGCTTCAGATATTCCGGTGCATAGAGAAATCTACGGTGAGGGGGCCGGCTATTTCGATCCCTATTCAGCGGAGGATCTGACCAGCACACTGGCGCATCTTCTGAGCGATGAGGGCCGCGACCGTCGAGTTTCTGTGCAGCAAGCGGCGCAGCTCATCCCGGAACGTTACGAGGTTTCGACGATCCTGCCGCAATGGCGGGCGTTCTTAACCAGGAATGCAGCGAGATAG
- a CDS encoding ATP-binding cassette domain-containing protein, producing MTGTKSPSEDDWLAEDFSPARDLRVGTGASAAAEDVLVSARGLGLQVPTITPNDQNLLTHPWRLVTDLYRFNTKRSISPLLDDITFTLQRGDRLGLIGPNGAGKSTLLRVLAGIYTPTSGALKVNGNAMGLFDISLGMHAEATGLENIYLRGLQMGLRLHEIRALIPEVLAFSELEDAIGRPINTYSTGMRLRLAVSISTMIKPDILLLDEWIGVGDARFRVKVKERMMSLVEGSRGLVLATHNVALMKSLCTHGLVLERGRTAFMGEINEALEFYNERNS from the coding sequence GTGACGGGGACGAAATCACCATCAGAGGATGATTGGCTGGCGGAGGATTTCTCACCGGCGCGAGATCTCCGTGTGGGCACTGGTGCTTCGGCGGCGGCTGAAGACGTGTTGGTTTCGGCCCGCGGCCTTGGTCTGCAGGTGCCGACCATCACGCCCAACGATCAGAACCTGCTGACGCATCCCTGGCGGCTTGTGACGGATCTCTATCGCTTCAACACGAAGAGATCGATTTCGCCGCTGCTCGACGACATTACTTTCACCTTGCAGCGCGGGGATCGCCTTGGGTTGATCGGGCCTAACGGCGCGGGAAAATCTACGCTGCTGCGTGTGCTTGCCGGGATCTACACGCCAACGTCCGGCGCGCTGAAGGTGAACGGCAATGCCATGGGGCTGTTCGACATCTCGCTCGGCATGCATGCGGAAGCGACGGGCCTCGAGAACATCTATCTGCGCGGATTGCAGATGGGTCTCAGGCTGCACGAAATCCGAGCGCTTATCCCGGAAGTTCTAGCGTTTTCCGAATTGGAAGACGCGATCGGCCGGCCTATCAACACGTATTCAACCGGTATGCGGTTGCGGCTGGCTGTCTCCATTTCGACGATGATCAAGCCAGACATTCTATTGCTTGATGAGTGGATCGGCGTCGGTGATGCGCGCTTCCGCGTGAAGGTGAAGGAGCGCATGATGAGTTTGGTCGAGGGGAGCCGCGGGCTGGTTCTGGCCACCCATAATGTGGCGCTCATGAAATCGCTCTGCACGCACGGACTGGTTCTGGAGCGTGGGCGGACGGCCTTTATGGGCGAGATCAATGAGGCCCTCGAATTTTACAATGAGCGCAATTCTTAG
- a CDS encoding YdeI/OmpD-associated family protein: protein MPAKSISSGIVHQLPKDLRAVLSSDAAMLSAWEDITPIARNEWICWIESAVKQETRTKRIERARENLTSGKRRPCCWPGCPHR, encoded by the coding sequence GTGCCCGCCAAATCGATTTCCTCCGGCATCGTGCACCAGTTGCCAAAGGATCTTCGGGCCGTCCTCTCATCCGACGCAGCAATGCTGTCGGCTTGGGAAGACATCACGCCAATTGCCCGCAATGAATGGATCTGCTGGATCGAATCCGCCGTAAAACAGGAAACGCGGACCAAACGGATCGAAAGAGCGCGCGAGAACCTCACCAGCGGCAAGCGGCGGCCGTGTTGCTGGCCCGGATGCCCTCACCGGTAG
- a CDS encoding glycosyltransferase, with product MSQKKLGRVPSRPLVSIVMPTLNQGRFIKQSIESVLTQDYSELELVVADGGSSDNTHGLLTDMSTADPRLRWSSQRDTGPAEALNRALRGVQGTIVGWLNSDDLYTPGAIQSAVNAFAAQPDWIMTYGHGEHVDEEGTVLAPYPTLRPDGPIERFSNGCFICQPTVFFQRSMYLLLGALDNNLKASFDFDYWLRAFRAFQDRIGFIDAVQAQSRLHDACITKTARRTVALEGVRVVARHMGTAPTHWFVTYIEELLHQAPPEGDGHIEEQLRTALDEVKDCFEPNDLRALQEQLRYILPNDGNR from the coding sequence ATGAGCCAGAAAAAACTCGGCAGGGTTCCTTCCCGGCCGCTCGTATCTATCGTGATGCCAACCCTGAATCAGGGTCGCTTTATAAAGCAGTCGATCGAATCCGTCCTAACGCAAGACTACTCCGAATTAGAATTGGTCGTCGCAGACGGAGGCTCAAGCGATAACACGCATGGGCTGCTCACAGACATGAGCACTGCAGACCCCCGATTACGCTGGTCGTCACAACGCGATACCGGCCCCGCCGAAGCGCTCAATCGCGCTCTGCGCGGTGTTCAGGGAACGATCGTCGGCTGGTTGAACTCAGATGACCTTTACACACCTGGTGCAATCCAAAGCGCAGTCAACGCCTTCGCTGCACAGCCCGACTGGATCATGACATACGGCCATGGCGAGCATGTTGATGAAGAGGGAACGGTCCTCGCTCCATATCCGACGCTAAGACCTGACGGCCCAATCGAGCGGTTCTCTAACGGCTGCTTCATTTGCCAACCGACGGTTTTCTTCCAGCGATCAATGTATCTGCTGCTCGGCGCGTTGGACAACAATCTCAAGGCGTCATTTGATTTCGATTATTGGCTGCGCGCGTTTCGAGCGTTTCAGGACCGCATCGGATTCATCGATGCGGTGCAGGCCCAGTCGCGCCTGCACGACGCCTGCATCACCAAGACCGCTCGAAGGACTGTCGCACTTGAAGGAGTTCGCGTCGTCGCCCGGCATATGGGAACGGCGCCGACCCACTGGTTCGTGACGTACATCGAGGAACTACTGCACCAAGCTCCCCCTGAAGGAGATGGCCACATCGAAGAACAACTGCGAACGGCGCTCGACGAAGTGAAAGACTGCTTCGAGCCAAACGATCTCCGCGCGCTACAGGAACAGCTGCGGTACATACTTCCGAATGACGGCAACCGCTGA
- a CDS encoding ABC transporter permease, protein MQSIHEPSVNASPDTRNRPELGFFQKRKRPISSVFFYAAIQFLIGYRRTAIGPLWMLVGPALFIAVLGRLYAHINQAQAHLFIPFLTVGLVCWSLIQVLIMNSSTVFQRNRAQILEGVLSLDDIVVIDVLKAVLAFMHQVLIIVVVFILYDVHLHSGALLSLVGLAIVIANGIWIAHIFGILGARYRDVSEVFNAVLRIAFLATPIMWMPTDGMQGGALGAFLIFNPFYHILEVLRAPLLGQPISALTWGLVLSMTAVTFLTAKWLRSRYGRFVPLWV, encoded by the coding sequence ATGCAATCCATACATGAGCCGAGCGTCAACGCATCCCCAGACACGCGCAACCGACCTGAACTCGGGTTTTTCCAGAAGCGTAAGCGGCCGATCTCGTCAGTATTTTTCTACGCTGCGATTCAATTTCTCATCGGTTATCGCAGGACGGCCATCGGTCCACTGTGGATGTTGGTTGGACCCGCGTTGTTCATCGCGGTCCTCGGACGCCTTTACGCGCACATCAATCAGGCTCAGGCCCACCTCTTTATTCCGTTTCTCACCGTCGGATTGGTCTGCTGGTCTTTGATCCAGGTTCTGATCATGAATTCGTCGACCGTGTTTCAGCGCAACCGTGCGCAGATTCTGGAAGGCGTGCTTTCGCTCGATGATATTGTGGTGATCGATGTTCTGAAGGCCGTCTTGGCTTTCATGCATCAGGTTCTGATCATCGTGGTGGTTTTCATCCTCTACGATGTTCACTTGCATAGCGGCGCGTTGTTGAGCCTTGTCGGGCTCGCGATCGTCATCGCAAATGGCATCTGGATCGCGCATATTTTCGGCATTCTCGGTGCGCGCTATCGGGACGTCTCAGAAGTTTTCAACGCGGTGTTGCGCATCGCGTTTCTGGCCACGCCGATCATGTGGATGCCGACTGATGGTATGCAGGGCGGCGCTTTGGGGGCGTTCCTGATATTCAATCCGTTCTATCATATTCTTGAAGTTCTTCGGGCGCCTCTACTTGGGCAGCCGATCAGTGCTCTGACATGGGGGCTGGTTCTGTCGATGACGGCTGTCACATTTTTGACGGCCAAGTGGCTGAGGTCGCGGTACGGGAGATTTGTTCCGCTTTGGGTATAG
- a CDS encoding TolC family outer membrane protein, with translation MPQTARAETLIDALAAAYQYSPTLDAERSRQRARDEDIARANSGYRPDISASASVGRQQNWTRSRAGNTNSIGSPRGYSVDLVQPVFTGFQVTNAVNSAEATDRAGRETLRQTEQQVLLDAVTAYGDVVRDQAVVRLNENNLKFLDAELKATQDRFNVGEVTKTDVAQAQARRALGQSNLDLSRANLKSSRAIYEQVIGHPPSRLVEPNPNTRLVPPNINDAIAIGTKENPLVVQALYSEQAARFQVDQIRGELLPQAQVEANYTDSYDTQELINQNSSASIVGRVNVPIYAGGGEVFARVRQAKHNHISLLQQIEVARSETQSQVVQAWSQLQGFKAQAESDRASITANTTALEGVKEEERVGQRTLLDVLNAQQELLNSQVNLETTKRNILVASYTVVSAVGRLSVAEVGAVSTVYNPEVHYQDVRNKWFGIDITHADGRREHVDTQDNGWAPIK, from the coding sequence TTGCCTCAAACCGCACGTGCCGAAACGCTGATCGATGCGTTGGCGGCCGCTTATCAATACAGCCCGACACTTGACGCCGAACGCTCCCGTCAGCGCGCACGCGATGAAGATATTGCACGTGCAAATTCGGGTTATCGCCCCGATATCAGTGCCTCGGCTTCCGTGGGCCGCCAGCAGAACTGGACGCGTTCGCGCGCGGGCAACACCAACAGCATCGGGTCGCCGCGCGGGTATTCCGTTGACTTGGTGCAGCCTGTCTTCACCGGATTTCAGGTTACCAACGCAGTCAACTCTGCCGAGGCGACAGACCGTGCCGGCCGCGAAACACTTCGGCAGACAGAGCAACAGGTGTTGCTCGACGCAGTGACCGCTTATGGCGATGTCGTGCGCGATCAAGCCGTTGTGCGGCTCAATGAAAACAACCTGAAGTTCCTCGACGCCGAGTTGAAGGCGACGCAGGATCGTTTCAACGTTGGTGAAGTCACGAAGACGGACGTTGCGCAGGCGCAGGCGCGCCGTGCACTCGGTCAATCGAACCTCGATCTTTCAAGGGCGAACTTGAAGTCGAGCCGGGCGATCTATGAGCAGGTCATCGGGCATCCGCCCTCTCGGCTTGTGGAGCCAAATCCGAATACGCGGCTCGTCCCGCCCAACATCAACGACGCGATTGCGATCGGGACGAAGGAAAATCCGCTGGTCGTGCAGGCGCTCTATTCGGAGCAAGCCGCGCGCTTCCAGGTTGACCAGATCCGCGGCGAGCTGCTTCCGCAGGCGCAGGTTGAGGCGAATTACACGGATTCATACGATACGCAGGAGCTCATCAATCAGAATTCCTCTGCGTCGATCGTTGGTCGCGTGAATGTGCCGATCTATGCGGGTGGCGGCGAAGTCTTCGCTCGCGTTCGTCAGGCGAAACACAACCATATTTCGCTGTTGCAGCAGATCGAGGTTGCGCGCTCTGAAACGCAATCGCAGGTCGTGCAGGCATGGTCTCAGCTGCAGGGCTTTAAGGCCCAGGCGGAATCGGATCGCGCATCGATCACGGCGAACACGACAGCTCTCGAGGGCGTGAAGGAAGAAGAGCGCGTCGGTCAGCGCACGCTGCTCGATGTTTTGAACGCGCAGCAGGAATTGCTGAACTCTCAGGTGAACCTGGAAACGACCAAGCGCAATATCCTCGTCGCGTCCTATACGGTTGTGTCGGCCGTTGGTCGTCTGAGTGTGGCTGAGGTTGGCGCGGTTTCTACGGTGTACAATCCGGAAGTCCACTATCAGGACGTTCGCAATAAGTGGTTCGGCATCGATATCACCCACGCGGACGGTCGCCGCGAGCACGTGGACACCCAGGACAACGGGTGGGCGCCCATCAAGTAG
- a CDS encoding DUF2264 domain-containing protein has protein sequence MNTSGATTAHNSMQDALLHLARPLLALARSGNLISDMPIEAGQRREYAHLEAVGRLLCGMSPMLERIARAPSSHAEMTVLEDCRHLISTIADSESSNFVNFRNGRQPLVDAAFLAQAIVRAPTALWSGLSRRAQEDLLNALRKTRDIRPGHNNWLLFSAMIEAAFKTVGESWDQMRVDFALTQLEHWYAGDGCYSDGPMFRYDYYNSYVIIPFLVDILEAVADANLAWQEQKRTVKLRAARHASILERLIGPDGSFPPIGRSITYRCGAFHALAQAALQDNLAPHLQRGQVRCALMAVIERTLSDEDNYTPDGWLRIGLNGSQPNMAESYISTGSLYLCSTAFLPLGLSPSAPFWSDVDRDWTQKALWGGRTDVGADKARD, from the coding sequence ATGAATACTTCCGGCGCTACAACAGCCCACAATTCAATGCAGGACGCTCTCTTGCACTTGGCACGACCTCTATTGGCTCTCGCCCGTTCAGGCAACCTGATTTCGGACATGCCAATCGAAGCTGGGCAGAGACGCGAATATGCTCATCTCGAAGCCGTGGGACGCCTGCTCTGCGGCATGTCGCCGATGCTCGAACGGATTGCGCGAGCGCCATCGAGCCACGCTGAAATGACGGTTCTCGAAGACTGCCGGCACCTGATATCGACCATCGCAGATTCCGAGTCGTCGAATTTTGTGAATTTTCGGAACGGGCGACAACCCCTGGTCGATGCGGCATTCCTGGCACAAGCGATCGTTCGCGCGCCGACAGCACTTTGGTCAGGTCTCTCGCGCCGCGCGCAAGAAGACCTTTTGAATGCCCTGCGGAAAACTCGAGACATACGCCCCGGACACAACAACTGGCTGTTGTTCAGCGCAATGATCGAAGCGGCGTTCAAAACGGTCGGTGAAAGCTGGGATCAGATGCGCGTCGACTTCGCCCTGACGCAACTGGAGCACTGGTACGCGGGTGACGGATGCTATTCCGACGGTCCAATGTTTCGCTACGACTACTACAACAGCTACGTAATCATTCCGTTTCTGGTTGATATCCTGGAAGCCGTCGCCGATGCCAACCTCGCATGGCAAGAGCAGAAACGAACGGTGAAACTGCGCGCCGCACGCCACGCGTCGATCCTCGAACGACTGATCGGACCGGACGGCTCATTTCCCCCCATCGGACGATCGATAACGTATCGCTGCGGCGCGTTTCACGCTCTTGCTCAAGCCGCGCTTCAAGACAACCTCGCGCCGCACCTTCAACGCGGACAAGTCCGATGCGCACTGATGGCCGTGATCGAGCGAACGTTGTCAGACGAAGACAATTACACACCTGATGGCTGGCTGCGGATCGGACTGAATGGATCTCAACCGAACATGGCGGAAAGCTACATCTCTACCGGCAGCCTCTATCTCTGTAGCACCGCATTTCTGCCGTTGGGACTGTCGCCGTCGGCACCATTCTGGTCGGACGTCGACCGTGACTGGACACAAAAAGCGCTCTGGGGCGGACGAACAGACGTCGGCGCAGACAAGGCGCGCGACTGA
- a CDS encoding glycosyltransferase family 4 protein, with amino-acid sequence MNAFFRPVRQLVFRLRRMVLAVVPFLFFRLGLFRVWQKVPQRIRRRIVDIVTRGADERGSRPATAVGPFFVCGLASSSTSFGWALRGTLATLIAQQETARAVDISSYFWADYASNRLPQPELDTAKGPGTLVVHVNPDQLGYVLSILPSELVASKYIVQSLVWEFEHLPQAWLGPMAFADEFWVPSHFVRQAVERAGLEKPIRVVPHLLDVPQDLDTSRTRFGIPEDVFAVLCVFNIRSGLSRKNVAGVVAAFKAAFDDRPQARLILKCHDGHLDPAAFAVVQSYCGKNIAMIADDLSERDTWSLIGACDCLLSLHRSEGFGLVLKQALLLEKPVVATGWSGNLDFMTNESGQPEPNCYLVSYDLVPVGSNSGIHGVTERDVWAEARIKSAKAHLLEVYKEWESSAGLMCRADG; translated from the coding sequence TTGAATGCGTTCTTTCGCCCTGTGCGCCAGCTGGTCTTTCGCCTCCGCCGCATGGTTCTTGCGGTGGTTCCGTTTCTCTTTTTTCGGCTTGGTCTCTTTCGCGTTTGGCAGAAGGTGCCGCAACGGATCAGGCGGCGGATCGTCGATATCGTAACGCGGGGTGCGGACGAGCGGGGTTCTCGTCCAGCGACAGCGGTTGGTCCATTTTTCGTTTGCGGATTGGCGTCCAGTTCCACGAGTTTCGGCTGGGCACTGCGCGGCACGCTCGCCACTTTAATTGCGCAGCAGGAGACGGCGCGGGCCGTCGATATTTCTTCCTATTTCTGGGCGGATTACGCATCGAACCGTTTGCCTCAACCCGAACTTGATACGGCAAAGGGACCGGGCACACTTGTCGTGCACGTCAACCCGGATCAGCTGGGTTACGTTCTATCGATCCTTCCGTCTGAGCTCGTGGCCTCGAAGTATATCGTCCAGTCACTTGTGTGGGAGTTCGAGCATCTGCCGCAAGCGTGGCTGGGGCCTATGGCTTTCGCAGACGAATTCTGGGTGCCGTCGCATTTTGTGCGTCAGGCCGTAGAAAGGGCCGGTCTCGAAAAGCCGATACGCGTCGTTCCTCATCTTCTGGATGTGCCGCAGGATCTCGATACCTCGCGAACCCGATTTGGTATTCCCGAGGATGTCTTCGCGGTTCTTTGCGTTTTCAATATTCGATCCGGGTTGAGCCGTAAGAACGTCGCGGGCGTGGTGGCGGCCTTCAAGGCGGCGTTCGACGATCGTCCGCAGGCCCGACTGATCCTCAAATGCCATGATGGTCATCTCGATCCGGCGGCTTTTGCTGTCGTGCAGTCGTACTGCGGAAAAAATATTGCGATGATTGCGGACGATCTGAGCGAGCGAGACACGTGGTCTCTGATAGGCGCCTGCGACTGTCTGCTGTCTCTGCACAGGTCGGAGGGGTTTGGCCTGGTTCTCAAGCAAGCGCTCCTGTTAGAGAAGCCTGTCGTCGCGACGGGGTGGTCAGGCAACTTGGACTTCATGACAAACGAGTCGGGTCAGCCTGAGCCGAACTGTTACCTCGTGTCGTATGATCTCGTTCCTGTTGGTTCGAATTCTGGAATTCACGGCGTTACTGAGCGCGATGTATGGGCGGAGGCGCGGATCAAAAGTGCCAAGGCACATCTTCTCGAGGTCTATAAGGAATGGGAGAGTTCCGCTGGCCTCATGTGCCGTGCGGACGGGTAA
- a CDS encoding protein-L-isoaspartate O-methyltransferase family protein, which yields MGETALQRKNMVEGQVRPSDVTDRRITAAMSTVPRECFVPPEWQKFAYSDETLMIAPGRFLLAPAALAKLIQTAEIDKGERVLVIGGCAGYAAALISQFTPNVIALLPDEAALRETNEALATAGIGNVTVVVGPLASGDTAHAPYDAIVIEGGFEDVPEALSAQLAPSGRLVGIEVGHGVGRAFVLQKTDRAFARRDVFQAAAPLLPGFEALKPEFVF from the coding sequence ATGGGCGAGACGGCACTCCAACGCAAAAATATGGTCGAAGGACAGGTCCGTCCGTCAGACGTTACGGATCGGCGGATTACGGCTGCCATGTCGACCGTACCGCGGGAGTGCTTTGTGCCGCCGGAGTGGCAGAAGTTCGCGTATAGCGACGAAACGCTGATGATTGCACCGGGCCGCTTTCTCCTGGCGCCGGCTGCTTTAGCTAAGCTGATTCAGACCGCTGAAATCGATAAGGGCGAGCGCGTTCTGGTCATTGGCGGCTGCGCTGGGTATGCGGCGGCGCTGATCTCGCAGTTCACGCCGAATGTCATTGCGCTTCTGCCGGATGAAGCTGCTTTGCGCGAGACAAACGAGGCCCTTGCAACCGCTGGGATCGGCAACGTCACCGTCGTTGTGGGGCCTTTGGCGTCGGGCGATACCGCTCATGCGCCTTACGATGCGATCGTTATCGAAGGCGGCTTCGAAGACGTGCCCGAGGCGCTGTCGGCGCAACTCGCACCGTCAGGCCGTCTGGTCGGCATCGAAGTCGGACACGGTGTGGGGCGGGCGTTCGTTCTGCAAAAAACCGATCGGGCGTTCGCGCGCCGCGACGTGTTTCAGGCGGCTGCGCCTCTGCTTCCCGGCTTCGAAGCGTTGAAACCAGAGTTCGTTTTCTAA
- a CDS encoding PsiF family protein — translation MKTGLAVLATVLLTTLSAAAHASCDDTAKDKKLAGAALKSFMTKCEKDAATTCAAEAKAKNLHGAAEKSFSTKCVKDATGH, via the coding sequence ATGAAGACTGGTCTTGCTGTGCTCGCGACGGTTCTACTGACGACATTGTCAGCCGCTGCGCATGCCTCGTGTGATGACACTGCGAAGGATAAGAAGCTCGCGGGAGCTGCTCTCAAAAGCTTCATGACGAAGTGCGAAAAGGATGCGGCGACGACGTGCGCGGCTGAGGCAAAAGCTAAAAATCTTCACGGAGCGGCGGAAAAGAGTTTCTCGACCAAATGCGTGAAGGATGCCACCGGCCACTAA